A single window of Lysobacter oculi DNA harbors:
- a CDS encoding 5-formyltetrahydrofolate cyclo-ligase: MSVPTTPSRLDLRERRRAITPQARMQAAEAVASQLLALTAGLEGGYMAGYWAMDGELPLHAWQVQLPVGCSYCLPVLVEGTMSLKFAPWRSGDALVNNRFGIPEPDLAPDSLLDAADMAVIALPLTGFDARCHRIGMGGGWYDRTLAFRQHQPAPPLAIGIGFDVQEVAEVAPQAWDVPCDAIVTETRTLIRARE, translated from the coding sequence ATGTCCGTGCCCACGACACCCAGCCGCCTTGACCTGCGTGAACGACGGCGCGCCATCACCCCGCAGGCGCGGATGCAGGCCGCCGAAGCGGTCGCCTCGCAACTGCTGGCGCTGACGGCAGGCTTAGAAGGCGGCTACATGGCCGGCTACTGGGCGATGGATGGCGAACTGCCGTTGCACGCATGGCAGGTCCAGCTGCCGGTCGGCTGCAGCTACTGCCTGCCGGTGCTGGTCGAAGGCACGATGTCGCTGAAATTCGCGCCGTGGCGATCGGGCGATGCGCTGGTCAACAACCGCTTCGGCATCCCCGAACCCGACCTCGCGCCCGACTCGCTGCTCGACGCCGCCGACATGGCGGTGATCGCGCTGCCGCTGACCGGCTTCGACGCCCGCTGCCACCGCATCGGCATGGGCGGCGGCTGGTATGACCGCACGCTCGCCTTCCGACAGCATCAACCGGCGCCGCCGCTCGCCATCGGCATCGGTTTCGATGTGCAGGAAGTGGCCGAGGTCGCGCCGCAAGCCTGGGACGTGCCCTGCGACGCCATCGTCACCGAAACCCGCACCCTGATCCGAGCCCGAGAATGA
- a CDS encoding cell division protein ZapA, translating into MSTPAGKAEPVNVRILDRDYTVGVVAEEQASLLAAAKALDTRMRDIRGNNRMVATERIAVLAALNLAHELEMLREENARRDRALANAIDALEQRLSRLPQD; encoded by the coding sequence GTGAGCACGCCCGCCGGCAAGGCCGAGCCGGTCAACGTCCGCATCCTCGACCGCGATTACACCGTCGGCGTCGTCGCCGAAGAGCAGGCCAGCCTGCTCGCCGCCGCCAAGGCCCTGGACACGCGGATGCGCGACATCCGCGGCAACAACCGCATGGTCGCGACCGAACGCATCGCCGTGCTGGCGGCGCTCAACCTGGCGCACGAACTGGAAATGCTGCGCGAGGAAAACGCCCGCCGCGACCGCGCACTGGCCAACGCGATCGATGCACTGGAACAGCGCCTTTCGCGCCTTCCGCAGGACTGA
- a CDS encoding TIGR02449 family protein: MDALDPFDRLMQLIERIETMAERQQRLGEENRSLRQQQEQLIHDRAQLVSRNEEARTRVEAMIQRLKALEQHT; encoded by the coding sequence ATGGACGCACTCGACCCCTTTGACCGCCTGATGCAGCTCATCGAGCGCATCGAGACCATGGCCGAACGCCAGCAGCGACTGGGCGAGGAAAACCGCAGCCTGCGCCAGCAGCAGGAGCAGCTCATCCACGACCGCGCGCAGCTGGTCAGCCGCAACGAGGAAGCGCGCACCCGCGTGGAAGCGATGATCCAGCGGCTCAAGGCGCTGGAGCAGCACACGTGA
- a CDS encoding EAL domain-containing protein, translated as MHRRSSLWPLRVMLLVVFGLIIASAHAQIRQYSFHPVGTEYGLSQNTPNAIVQDPLGFIWIATGGGLNRFDGNQYRVFRHGDNQDSIPENQVTTLAIDGTTLWMGFRSQYIARMDVRDGRVQRYLHPGVARRTPLTPIRALLAQDHKLWIAVEGGVDVLDTATGAITEVLPHDPANDAGAQSLSFDAGGRLLLARGRELLHIERGKAKMIATADAPIFRLLRDHDGALWVAGENGLYRLGRLDALEKAWPLASHPALPDAPNLTALVEAPDGALWLATAEQGLVRYLPADGSANRIVRQTGVPGTLQENSFTSLLVDGGGTLWIGGSYLGPMHTHTNGDRFPYIYSLGGDRERDLRVISIRGMAQDTAGNAWIATDDSRLVRMSPSLPPVFTEFTDALRRTFPEKARRSNAPARIFQFIPKSDTAFWVATSHGLASMDTRDGHFEEVDLPLDNHMVTDIARDARGRLYLGVHRRGLYRYDPVDGSLVAFALPGDRTSVEKIINAILIDRQGLVWVGSNGGLMRLDPRSGRMQRWYMSAGRDDSLASNSILSLIQDRHGTIWLGTMAGLNRVLPKAGDGLAFTSVLTGLAGLETPPTVFSILEGPAGYLWLGTDSGLLRYDADRAQVERYSTEQGLQAQEFNTQSALRLRDGRLMMGGVRGINLFDPRSQQPKPALAPLQVIASRVGNEAWNEWPLDAAGGLRHLALADPDQTLRIRAQRMDFGGFSRTRYRYRLVPHDSRWTDNGTLDEFAYGRLPAGDYQLQIQATDRRGDWGGDILTIPVHVATAWWRTRSMIALYAVLASLIALAVLLTWTRRRALEKRQNQATRERETRLSLALWGASESFWDYDIESNRLTVSYNPYEESTENVIHAVHIHPEDEPLVLARLRRYLNEGASGTLTSQHRVRYADRDWHWVSTRGRAVRWDAQGGVQSISGTARDVTARLAAEHAQRIAIEVFQNMAEAVTVLDEGFRIVSTNDAFSTITGYPGDALAGEHIDLLFGSEQARTAADIMQQRLIAEGQWTGELWHRHRNGHDFLCKVQATLVTQSTLAVEGNDIHYVLVLGDVTEQRRAEQELRQLANYDPLTELPNRSLFNRRLAEAIASHRNGRQFAVMFLDLDRFKDINDSLGHAIGDQVLRATAERLRGITASEQLVARLGGDEFTVIVPRMESPQDTYRVAREILAGFARPLTLENGLEFAISPSIGISVFPDDGIDADTLVRQADTAMYQAKADGRQMYRRYHPDMDAQAIQRLRMSTLLRGATERGETWLVYQPRWCLRTGVITGVEALLRWRHPELGDVAPDVFIPLAEDTGLINALGTWVANEACRDLAEWDAAGLPSVKMGINVSAAQLMREDFPGFITRCADVRGIAPDRIELEITESVLMERPQLAGELLQRLRAIGIQIAIDDFGTGYSSLAYLRGLPVNTLKIDRAFVSDLAHDPRDEAIIIAIITMAHSMGMKVVAEGVETEAQLAQLRRHGCDEAQGFLLARPMEAADCRAFLQRHASRRLDHPPAP; from the coding sequence GTGCACCGGCGGTCCAGCCTGTGGCCGCTGCGCGTGATGCTGCTGGTCGTCTTCGGGCTGATCATCGCCAGCGCCCACGCACAGATCCGCCAGTACAGCTTCCACCCGGTCGGCACCGAATACGGGCTGTCGCAGAACACGCCGAACGCGATCGTGCAGGACCCGCTGGGCTTCATCTGGATCGCCACCGGCGGCGGCCTGAACCGCTTCGACGGCAACCAGTACCGCGTGTTCCGCCATGGCGACAACCAGGACTCGATTCCCGAGAACCAGGTCACCACGCTGGCGATCGACGGCACCACGCTGTGGATGGGCTTCCGCTCGCAGTACATCGCCCGCATGGATGTGCGCGATGGCCGCGTCCAGCGCTACCTGCATCCCGGCGTCGCCCGGCGTACGCCGCTGACGCCGATACGCGCGCTGCTGGCGCAGGACCACAAACTCTGGATCGCGGTGGAAGGTGGCGTGGACGTCCTCGACACCGCCACCGGCGCCATCACCGAAGTGTTGCCGCACGACCCGGCCAACGATGCCGGCGCACAGAGCCTGTCCTTCGATGCCGGCGGCCGGCTGCTGCTGGCCCGCGGCCGCGAGCTGCTGCATATCGAGCGCGGCAAGGCCAAGATGATCGCGACCGCCGATGCGCCCATCTTCCGGCTGCTGCGTGACCACGATGGCGCCCTCTGGGTCGCCGGCGAAAACGGCCTGTACCGGCTGGGCCGCCTCGACGCGCTGGAGAAAGCCTGGCCGCTGGCGTCGCATCCGGCATTGCCGGACGCGCCCAACCTGACCGCGCTGGTCGAGGCCCCGGATGGCGCCCTGTGGCTGGCGACCGCCGAACAGGGCCTGGTACGGTACCTGCCGGCCGACGGCAGCGCCAACCGCATCGTCCGGCAGACGGGCGTGCCGGGCACGCTGCAGGAAAACAGCTTCACCTCGCTGCTGGTGGATGGCGGCGGCACCTTGTGGATCGGCGGCAGTTACCTCGGCCCGATGCACACGCATACCAACGGCGACCGATTCCCCTACATCTACAGTCTGGGTGGAGACCGCGAGCGCGACCTGCGGGTCATCAGCATCCGCGGCATGGCGCAGGACACGGCCGGCAACGCCTGGATCGCCACCGATGATTCGAGGCTGGTGAGGATGTCGCCCAGCCTGCCGCCGGTATTCACCGAATTCACCGATGCCCTGCGGCGCACGTTTCCGGAAAAGGCCCGCCGCTCGAATGCGCCGGCGCGCATCTTCCAGTTCATTCCCAAGTCGGACACCGCGTTCTGGGTGGCGACCAGCCACGGCCTGGCCTCGATGGACACCCGCGATGGCCACTTCGAGGAAGTGGACCTGCCGCTCGACAACCACATGGTCACCGACATCGCGCGCGATGCACGGGGCCGCCTCTATCTCGGCGTCCATCGTCGCGGCCTGTACCGCTACGACCCGGTCGACGGCAGCCTGGTCGCGTTCGCCCTGCCGGGTGACCGCACATCGGTGGAAAAAATCATCAACGCGATCCTGATCGACCGCCAGGGTCTGGTCTGGGTGGGCAGCAACGGCGGCTTGATGCGGCTTGATCCGCGCTCCGGGCGGATGCAGCGCTGGTACATGTCGGCGGGGCGCGATGACTCGCTGGCCAGCAACAGCATCCTCAGCCTGATCCAGGATCGCCACGGCACGATCTGGCTGGGCACGATGGCCGGCCTGAACCGGGTGCTGCCCAAGGCCGGCGACGGGCTGGCGTTCACCTCGGTGCTCACCGGACTGGCCGGGCTGGAAACGCCGCCGACGGTGTTCTCGATCCTCGAAGGCCCGGCCGGCTATCTCTGGCTGGGTACCGATTCCGGGCTGCTGCGCTACGACGCGGATCGTGCGCAGGTCGAGCGCTATTCAACCGAACAGGGCCTGCAGGCGCAGGAATTCAACACCCAGTCCGCGCTCCGCCTGCGCGACGGGCGGCTGATGATGGGCGGCGTGCGCGGCATCAACCTGTTCGATCCGCGCAGTCAACAGCCCAAGCCTGCACTCGCGCCGCTGCAGGTCATCGCCAGCCGCGTCGGCAACGAGGCGTGGAACGAATGGCCGCTGGATGCCGCCGGCGGCCTGCGCCACCTCGCCCTGGCCGATCCCGACCAGACCCTGCGCATCCGCGCCCAGCGCATGGACTTCGGCGGCTTCTCGCGGACGCGTTACCGCTATCGCCTGGTTCCGCACGACAGCCGCTGGACCGACAACGGCACCCTGGACGAATTCGCCTACGGCCGGTTGCCCGCCGGCGACTACCAGCTGCAGATTCAGGCCACCGACCGTCGCGGCGACTGGGGGGGCGACATCCTGACCATTCCGGTCCATGTCGCCACCGCGTGGTGGCGCACCCGCTCGATGATTGCGCTGTATGCGGTGCTGGCCAGCCTCATCGCGCTGGCGGTGTTGCTCACCTGGACGCGCCGCCGCGCGCTGGAGAAGCGCCAGAACCAGGCGACCCGCGAGCGCGAGACCCGACTCAGCTTGGCGCTGTGGGGCGCGAGCGAGTCGTTCTGGGACTACGACATCGAATCCAACCGCCTGACCGTCAGCTACAACCCCTACGAGGAAAGCACCGAGAACGTCATCCATGCCGTGCACATCCATCCGGAAGACGAACCGCTGGTGTTGGCGCGGCTGCGCCGTTACCTCAACGAAGGGGCGAGCGGCACGCTGACTTCGCAGCATCGCGTCCGCTACGCCGACCGCGACTGGCACTGGGTCAGCACCCGCGGTCGTGCGGTGAGGTGGGATGCGCAGGGCGGCGTGCAATCCATCTCCGGTACCGCGCGCGACGTGACCGCGCGCCTCGCCGCCGAGCATGCGCAACGCATCGCCATCGAAGTGTTCCAGAACATGGCCGAGGCGGTGACCGTGCTCGACGAAGGCTTCCGCATCGTCTCCACCAACGATGCGTTCTCGACCATCACCGGCTATCCGGGCGATGCGCTGGCCGGCGAGCACATCGACCTGCTGTTCGGCAGCGAGCAGGCGCGCACCGCCGCCGACATCATGCAGCAGCGCCTGATCGCCGAAGGCCAGTGGACCGGCGAACTCTGGCACCGCCATCGCAATGGCCACGATTTCCTGTGCAAGGTGCAGGCCACGCTGGTCACCCAGAGCACCCTGGCCGTCGAAGGCAACGACATCCATTACGTACTGGTGCTGGGCGATGTCACCGAACAGCGCCGCGCGGAACAGGAGCTGCGCCAGCTCGCCAACTACGATCCGCTGACCGAGCTGCCCAACCGTTCGCTGTTCAACCGGCGTCTGGCCGAAGCCATCGCCAGCCATCGCAATGGCCGCCAGTTCGCGGTGATGTTCCTCGACCTTGACCGCTTCAAGGACATCAACGATTCGCTCGGCCACGCCATCGGCGACCAGGTGCTGCGCGCCACCGCCGAGCGCCTGCGCGGCATCACCGCCAGCGAGCAGCTGGTCGCGCGGCTGGGCGGCGACGAGTTCACGGTGATCGTGCCGCGGATGGAATCCCCGCAGGACACCTACCGCGTCGCGCGCGAGATCCTCGCCGGTTTCGCCCGCCCGCTCACGTTGGAGAACGGGCTGGAATTCGCCATCTCGCCGTCGATCGGGATCAGCGTGTTCCCGGATGACGGCATCGACGCCGACACGCTGGTGCGCCAGGCCGATACCGCGATGTACCAGGCCAAGGCCGACGGCCGGCAGATGTACCGCCGCTACCACCCGGACATGGATGCCCAGGCCATCCAGCGTCTGCGCATGAGCACCCTGCTGCGCGGCGCCACCGAGCGCGGCGAAACCTGGCTGGTCTACCAGCCGCGCTGGTGCCTGCGCACCGGGGTGATCACCGGTGTCGAGGCGTTGCTGCGCTGGCGGCACCCGGAACTGGGCGATGTCGCGCCGGACGTCTTCATCCCGCTGGCGGAGGACACCGGGCTGATCAATGCCCTCGGCACCTGGGTGGCCAACGAGGCCTGCCGCGACCTGGCCGAATGGGACGCCGCCGGCCTGCCCTCGGTGAAGATGGGCATCAACGTGTCCGCCGCGCAGCTGATGCGCGAGGACTTCCCGGGCTTCATCACCCGCTGCGCCGACGTGCGTGGCATCGCGCCGGACCGGATCGAGCTGGAGATCACCGAAAGCGTGCTGATGGAGCGCCCGCAGCTGGCCGGCGAACTGCTGCAGCGGCTGCGCGCGATCGGCATCCAGATCGCCATCGACGACTTCGGCACCGGCTATTCCTCGCTGGCCTACCTGCGCGGCCTGCCGGTCAACACGCTCAAGATCGACCGCGCCTTCGTCTCCGACCTGGCCCACGACCCGCGCGACGAGGCGATCATCATCGCCATCATCACCATGGCCCACTCGATGGGCATGAAGGTGGTTGCCGAAGGCGTGGAGACCGAGGCCCAGCTCGCCCAGCTTCGCCGCCACGGCTGCGACGAGGCCCAGGGTTTCCTGCTGGCTAGGCCGATGGAAGCCGCCGATTGCCGCGCTTTCCTGCAGCGGCACGCATCGCGGCGCCTTGACCACCCGCCCGCCCCCTGA
- a CDS encoding UPF0149 family protein — protein sequence MQAVLSPLQLSVSPAELHGALAGWIAGGGDANGGWLAKVLADDGLAQPEDDTFKALRDATLASMEDRELNFHLLLPDDDAAVDVRGNALFDWCRAFLGGFGLAAGPNPPLSEEGSEALEDLARLAMAEAESDGDEEDEAAFAEIEEFVRVAALLLHGDCALGPRHRKRLH from the coding sequence ATGCAAGCCGTGCTGTCGCCTCTGCAGCTTTCCGTCAGCCCGGCCGAACTTCATGGCGCGCTGGCCGGCTGGATCGCCGGGGGTGGCGATGCGAATGGCGGCTGGCTGGCAAAAGTGTTGGCCGATGACGGCCTGGCCCAGCCCGAGGACGACACCTTCAAGGCGCTCCGCGATGCCACCTTGGCCTCGATGGAAGACCGCGAACTGAATTTCCACTTGCTGCTGCCGGACGATGATGCCGCGGTCGACGTGCGCGGCAACGCGCTGTTCGACTGGTGCCGCGCGTTCCTCGGCGGCTTCGGCTTGGCGGCCGGGCCCAACCCGCCGCTGTCGGAGGAAGGCAGCGAAGCGCTCGAAGACCTGGCGCGGCTGGCGATGGCCGAAGCCGAATCCGATGGCGACGAGGAAGACGAAGCCGCCTTCGCCGAAATCGAGGAATTCGTCCGCGTCGCCGCGCTGCTGCTGCATGGCGACTGCGCGCTCGGCCCGCGCCACCGCAAGCGCCTGCACTGA